The region GATTATTTCTCGCTCTGCCTGGCTGATCCCGAACACGGCTACTACCGCACCCGCGAGCCCTTCGGCCGGTCCGGTGATTTCGTGACCGCGCCCGAAGTCAGCCAGATCTTCGGCGAGATGATCGGCGTCTTCATCGTCCATGCCTGGCAGCGTCACGGCACGCCGGCGGGCGTGCGCCTCGTCGAGATTGGCCCCGGCCGCGGCACGATGATGGCGGACATGCTGCGCGTCATTTCCCGCATCGCCCCGCCCCTCATGGAGGCGATGACCGTGCATCTCGTCGAAACCAGCGAGCGCCTGCGCGACGTCCAGAGCCAGACGCTCGAAGCCTACGGCGAGAAGATCACCTGGCACGGCGGCTTCGATGAAGTCCCGCCAGGCTTCACGCTGATCGCCGCCAACGAATTGTTCGACGCCATTCCGATCCGCCAGTTCGTCCGCATGCCGACGGGTTTCCGCGAGCGCATGATCGGCATTGATGCCGAGGGCGAGCTGACCTTCGCCGCCGGCGTCGCCGGCCTCGATCCGGCGCTTCTGCCCGAACCAGTGCAGAACCTGCCGCTCGGCACGCTCTTCGAAATCTCGCCTGCCCGCCAGGCGGTGATGATGGCGATCTGCGAGCGGCTGCGCGCCTTCGGCGGCACGGCGCTCGCGATCGATTACGGTCATCTCGTCACCGGCTTCGGCGATACGCTGCAGGCCGTGCGCATGCATGAATTCGACCCGCCGCTC is a window of Rhizobium sp. N324 DNA encoding:
- a CDS encoding class I SAM-dependent methyltransferase, whose product is MTTALGEKIKAIIQANGPISVTDYFSLCLADPEHGYYRTREPFGRSGDFVTAPEVSQIFGEMIGVFIVHAWQRHGTPAGVRLVEIGPGRGTMMADMLRVISRIAPPLMEAMTVHLVETSERLRDVQSQTLEAYGEKITWHGGFDEVPPGFTLIAANELFDAIPIRQFVRMPTGFRERMIGIDAEGELTFAAGVAGLDPALLPEPVQNLPLGTLFEISPARQAVMMAICERLRAFGGTALAIDYGHLVTGFGDTLQAVRMHEFDPPLAHPGEADLTSHVDFQQLAETALAAGVHLNGALHQGDFLTGLGILERAAALGQDREPQTQQVIQAAVERLAGAGEGRMGELFKAMAVSHPAVDLMPFRPVD